One Salmo salar chromosome ssa01, Ssal_v3.1, whole genome shotgun sequence DNA window includes the following coding sequences:
- the LOC106563439 gene encoding potassium voltage-gated channel subfamily V member 2, translating to MLKIRRQSLFPNYKVGGTGPTYKDPEEDYNVPLTQNNLVKQWNSMHELRRDIYDIYAEYESEEDVMASPTRGLSSLVKNYMLNINVGGKEYQISYRVAARYPKTRIGRLATCTDHNRKLDLCDDYIVQNNEFFFDRDPDIFHSIFNFYRTGVLWIKDELCPRNFLEEINYWGVRIKNTHRCCRISFEERQDELNEQLKIQRELEAEVEMEENEDLFHGMAFGQTRWIIWNLMEKPFSSVTAKLMALASSFFVLVSLVAMTLNTVEEMQYNTPTGQLSGKTYGEHVETFCIAFFTMEYLLRLVSTPDLRRFGKSVLNGVDLIAIFPLYLQLVLECFESDDYGKHQDIETVGRVGKLGQVLRIMRLMRIFRILKLARHSTGLRAFGFTLRQCYQQVGCLFLFIAMGILTFSAMVYTVEHDVHQTNFTSIPHAWWWAAVSISTVGYGDMFPETILGRLFAFACISFGIILNGMPISILYNKFSDYYTKLKSYEYSSTLKARGKVRFAKRAARKFTKCCDDAVHKHTGECSLSTMGDFPFN from the exons ATGCTCAAAATCAGGAGACAGAGCCTTTTCCCCAACTACAAAGTGGGGGGGACAGGCCCCACATACAAGGACCCAGAGGAGGACTACAATGTTCCCCTCACCCAGAACAACTTGGTGAAACAATGGAACTCCATGCATGAGCTCAGACGAGACATCTACGACATCTATGCAGAGTACGAAAGCGAGGAAGATGTAATGGCCTCCCCAACAAGAGGTCTCTCCTCTCTTGTGAAGAACTACATGCTGAACATCAACGTAGGTGGGAAGGAGTATCAGATCTCATACAGGGTTGCTGCCAGGTATCCCAAGACCAGGATCGGCCGCCTGGCGACATGCACAGACCACAACAGAAAGCTGGACCTGTGTGACGACTATATTGTCCAAAACAACGAGTTTTTCTTCGACAGGGACCCGGACATCTTCCACAGCATCTTCAACTTCTACCGGACGGGCGTGCTCTGGATCAAGGACGAGCTGTGTCCCAGGAACTTCCTGGAGGAGATCAACTATTGGGGCGTCAGGATAAAGAACACACACCGCTGCTGCCGCATCTCCTTTGAGGAGCGCCAGGATGAACTCAATGAGCAGCTGAAGATCCAGCGGGAGCTGGAGGCCGAGGTGGAAATGGAGGAGAATGAGGACCTGTTCCACGGGATGGCGTTTGGCCAGACCCGCTGGATTATCTGGAACCTGATGGAGAAGCCCTTCTCCTCCGTCACCGCCAAGCTCATGGCTCTGGCTTCCAGCTTCTTCGTGCTGGTGTCCCTGGTGGCCATGACGCTGAACACGGTGGAGGAGATGCAGTACAACACCCCCACGGGCCAGCTGAGCGGGAAGACCTACGGGGAGCATGTGGAAACCTTCTGCATCGCTTTCTTCACCATGGAGTACCTGCTGCGTCTGGTGTCCACACCGGACCTGCGACGCTTCGGGAAAAGCGTCCTGAACGGGGTGGACCTGATTGCCATCTTTCCCCTCTACCTGCAGCTGGTGCTGGAGTGCTTCGAGAGCGACGACTACGGGAAGCACCAAGACATCGAGACGGTGGGCCGGGTGGGCAAATTGGGCCAGGTGCTGAGAATCATGCGTTTGATGAGGATCTTCCGTATCTTGAAGCTGGCACGCCACTCTACGGGGCTGAGAGCATTCGGCTTCACGCTGCGCCAGTGCTACCAGCAGGTGGGCTGCCTATTCCTTTTCATCGCCATGGGAATCCTCACCTTCTCTGCCATGGTGTACACGGTGGAGCATGACGTCCATCAGACCAACTTCACAAGCATCCCTCACGCATGGTGGTGGGCAGCT GTGAGCATCTCTACTGTGGGCTACGGAGACATGTTTCCAGAGACCATCCTGGGCCGGCTGTTCGCTTTCGCCTGCATCTCCTTTGGGATCATTCTGAATGGCATGCCcatctccatcctgtacaacaagTTCTCAGACTACTACACCAAGCTGAAGTCTTATGAGTACAGCTCCACACTGAAGGCTCGGGGCAAGGTCAGGTTCGCCAAGAGGGCGGCCAGGAAGTTTACCAAATGCTGTGACGATGCAGTCCATAAACACACTGGTGAATGTTCTCTGAGCACTATGGGAGACTTTCCATTCAATTAA